In Stenotrophomonas sp. ASS1, the following proteins share a genomic window:
- a CDS encoding DUF2782 domain-containing protein, which translates to MKTLMLASLLLLAGCASMGGAGAPPVDVKGADVSKRTMDNGDTIEEYRVSGQLRMVKVTPSRGAPFYMYDKNGDGRMDNDKDGVSPVYWKLYSW; encoded by the coding sequence ATGAAGACCCTGATGCTGGCTTCCCTGCTCCTGCTCGCTGGCTGCGCCAGCATGGGTGGCGCGGGCGCTCCCCCGGTGGACGTCAAGGGCGCGGATGTGTCCAAGCGCACCATGGACAACGGTGACACCATCGAGGAATACCGCGTGTCCGGCCAGCTGCGCATGGTCAAGGTGACCCCGTCGCGCGGCGCCCCGTTCTACATGTACGACAAGAACGGCGACGGCCGCATGGACAACGACAAGGACGGCGTGTCGCCGGTGTACTGGAAGCTGTACAGCTGGTGA
- a CDS encoding universal stress protein, with amino-acid sequence MYKRILIATDGSELADKGLAKGLELAKDLNAEVDIVTVSEPWAVGMYDAMGWSVGYMNSPEYKADREEGAQKVLQPALAKAAEQGITANPVHVLDRYAADGIIETAGERNSDLIVMTSHGRRGVTRVLLGSQTAEVLARSTLPVLVIR; translated from the coding sequence ATGTACAAGCGCATCCTGATTGCCACTGACGGGTCCGAGCTGGCCGACAAGGGCCTGGCCAAGGGCCTGGAGCTGGCCAAGGACCTCAATGCCGAGGTCGATATCGTCACTGTTTCCGAGCCGTGGGCCGTCGGTATGTACGACGCCATGGGCTGGAGCGTCGGCTACATGAACAGCCCCGAGTACAAGGCCGACCGCGAGGAAGGCGCGCAGAAGGTGCTGCAGCCGGCGCTGGCCAAGGCCGCCGAGCAGGGCATCACCGCCAATCCGGTGCACGTGCTGGACCGTTACGCCGCCGACGGCATCATCGAGACAGCAGGGGAGCGCAACAGCGACCTGATCGTGATGACCTCGCATGGCCGCCGTGGCGTGACCCGCGTGCTGCTGGGCAGCCAGACTGCCGAAGTGCTGGCGCGCAGCACGCTGCCGGTGCTGGTCATCCGCTGA
- a CDS encoding low molecular weight protein tyrosine phosphatase family protein: MTRNVLFLCSQNRLRSPTAEQVFADWPGIETASAGLLADAEEVLSPELLQWADLVFVMEKAHRNRLSSRYKAWLNGKRVICLDIPDDYDYMDPVLVELLKRKVAPFLR, translated from the coding sequence ATGACCCGCAACGTGCTCTTCCTCTGCAGCCAGAACCGCCTGCGCAGCCCCACCGCCGAGCAGGTATTTGCCGATTGGCCGGGCATCGAGACCGCCTCAGCCGGGTTGCTGGCCGACGCCGAGGAAGTACTCAGCCCCGAGTTGCTGCAGTGGGCCGACCTGGTGTTCGTGATGGAGAAGGCGCACCGCAACCGTCTGTCCAGCCGTTACAAGGCATGGCTGAACGGCAAGCGGGTGATCTGTCTGGATATCCCCGACGACTACGACTACATGGACCCGGTGCTGGTGGAGCTGCTCAAGCGCAAGGTGGCGCCGTTTCTGCGTTGA
- the uvrD gene encoding DNA helicase II: MDVSHLLDGLNPAQREAVSAPPGHHLVLAGAGSGKTRVLTHRIAWLHEVDGVPTHGIFAVTFTNKAAGEMRHRIDAQLPNGSRGMWIGTFHGLANRLLRLHWQDAKLPEGFQVMDSDDQLRLVKRVVQALELDDGKYPAKQIAWWINAQKDEGRRPQHIQPEPHDAWLETMRQAYIEYQARCDRAGLVDFAELLLRAHELLRDNPALLAHYRARFREILVDEFQDTNAIQYAFVRVLAGDSGHVFVVGDDDQAIYGWRGAKVENVQGFLRDFPGAQTIRLEQNYRSTANILGAANAVIAHNPDRIGKQLWTDSGDGEPIDLYAAYNEMDEARYIVERARQWVRDGGSYTEAAVLYRSNAQSRALEEALLSEQVPYRVYGGMRFFERAEIKDALAYLRLLSNRNDDAAFERAVNTPTRGIGDRTLDEVRREARAQGISLWEATMLVTQGSALAARARNALAGFLVLVNELQAQTVHMTLAERVDHVLARSQLREHWSKESRNALDSESRTDNLDELVSVASRFVRRADDIEEVGEDMDELVAFLAYAALEAGEGQAQAGEDGVQLMTLHSAKGLEFPLVFLAGLEEGLFPSARSLEESGRLEEERRLAYVGITRARQKLVLSYAESRRIHGQDNYSLPSRFLREIPRELLHEVRPKVQVSRPASMGASRVMGHASIEAPPIKLGALVTHPKFGEGMVTDYEGNGAHARVQVEFADAGSKWLVMAYANLTVI, from the coding sequence ATGGATGTCTCCCACCTGCTTGATGGCCTGAACCCGGCCCAGCGCGAAGCCGTCTCCGCTCCCCCCGGCCACCACCTGGTGCTGGCCGGTGCCGGTTCCGGCAAGACCCGCGTACTCACCCACCGCATCGCCTGGCTGCATGAAGTCGATGGCGTGCCGACCCACGGCATTTTCGCGGTGACCTTCACCAACAAGGCGGCCGGCGAAATGCGCCACCGCATCGACGCACAGCTGCCCAATGGCAGCCGTGGCATGTGGATCGGCACCTTCCACGGCCTGGCCAATCGCCTGCTGCGCCTGCACTGGCAGGACGCGAAGCTGCCCGAAGGCTTCCAGGTGATGGACTCGGACGACCAGCTGCGGCTGGTCAAGCGGGTGGTGCAGGCGCTGGAACTGGACGACGGCAAGTACCCGGCCAAGCAGATCGCGTGGTGGATCAACGCGCAGAAGGACGAGGGTCGCCGCCCGCAGCACATCCAGCCCGAGCCGCACGACGCCTGGCTGGAAACCATGCGCCAGGCCTACATCGAGTACCAGGCACGCTGCGACCGCGCCGGCCTGGTCGACTTCGCCGAGCTGCTGCTGCGCGCGCACGAACTGCTGCGCGACAACCCGGCCCTGCTGGCGCACTACCGCGCGCGCTTCCGCGAAATCCTGGTGGACGAGTTCCAGGACACCAATGCCATCCAGTACGCCTTCGTGCGCGTGCTGGCCGGCGATTCCGGTCACGTGTTCGTGGTCGGCGACGATGACCAGGCCATCTACGGCTGGCGCGGCGCCAAGGTCGAGAACGTGCAGGGCTTCCTGCGCGACTTCCCGGGCGCGCAGACCATCCGCCTGGAACAGAACTACCGCTCCACCGCCAACATCCTCGGCGCCGCCAATGCGGTGATCGCGCACAACCCCGACCGCATCGGCAAGCAGCTGTGGACCGACAGTGGCGACGGTGAGCCGATCGACCTGTACGCCGCCTACAACGAGATGGACGAGGCACGCTACATCGTCGAGCGCGCGCGCCAGTGGGTGCGTGACGGTGGAAGCTATACCGAAGCGGCCGTGCTCTACCGCAGCAATGCGCAGTCGCGCGCGCTGGAAGAAGCGCTGCTGAGCGAACAGGTGCCGTACCGCGTGTACGGCGGCATGCGTTTCTTCGAGCGCGCCGAAATCAAGGACGCGCTGGCCTACCTGCGCCTGCTGTCCAACCGCAACGATGACGCCGCCTTCGAGCGCGCGGTCAACACGCCCACCCGTGGCATCGGCGACCGCACGCTGGACGAAGTGCGCCGCGAGGCGCGCGCGCAGGGTATTTCGCTGTGGGAAGCGACCATGCTGGTCACCCAGGGCAGCGCGCTGGCCGCGCGTGCGCGCAATGCGCTGGCCGGCTTCCTGGTGCTGGTCAACGAGCTGCAGGCGCAAACCGTGCACATGACCCTGGCCGAGCGCGTGGACCACGTGCTGGCCCGCTCGCAGCTGCGCGAGCACTGGAGCAAGGAAAGCCGCAACGCGCTGGACTCGGAATCGCGCACCGACAACCTCGACGAACTGGTCTCGGTAGCCTCTCGCTTCGTGCGTCGCGCCGATGACATCGAGGAAGTGGGCGAGGACATGGACGAGCTGGTCGCGTTCCTGGCCTATGCCGCGCTGGAGGCCGGTGAGGGCCAGGCGCAGGCGGGCGAGGACGGCGTGCAGCTGATGACCCTGCACTCGGCCAAGGGCCTGGAGTTCCCGCTGGTGTTCCTGGCCGGCCTGGAAGAAGGCCTGTTCCCCAGTGCACGCTCGCTGGAGGAAAGCGGGCGGCTGGAAGAAGAGCGCCGCCTGGCCTACGTCGGCATCACCCGCGCGCGCCAGAAACTGGTGCTGAGCTACGCCGAATCGCGCCGCATCCACGGCCAGGACAACTACAGCCTGCCGTCGCGCTTCCTGCGCGAGATTCCCCGCGAGCTGCTGCACGAAGTCCGCCCGAAGGTGCAGGTCTCGCGGCCGGCCTCGATGGGCGCCAGCCGGGTGATGGGCCATGCCTCGATCGAGGCACCGCCGATCAAGCTCGGCGCACTGGTCACCCATCCCAAGTTCGGCGAAGGCATGGTGACCGACTACGAAGGCAACGGCGCCCACGCCCGCGTGCAGGTCGAGTTTGCCGATGCCGGCAGCAAGTGGCTGGTGATGGCGTATGCCAACCTGACGGTGATCTGA
- a CDS encoding FAD/NAD(P)-binding protein: MAYNRHMTDSPRNGELDLAIIGGGAAGVLVAIQVLRQAKAPLALAIFEPASQLAQGIAYATPWPEHLLNVPAAKMSAFADQPGDFLDYLMAANAYPGEAREVLGERYVCRHYFAAYLQQRLQDAAAASPAQLQVIAQPVLGLQPDDHGYQLTLGDGHTLHAAQAVLATGNSMRPLPVAGADALPADDVIEAWDYDGVRTLAGEQAVAIVGSGLSMADTVLALVAAGHTGPLHVISRHGLLPLPHAHGGLPSFDPATLLPMNLRQRLHALRGFARQTQADGLPWQGVMDRIRPHGQALWCSLDAADQRRFLRHVVRYWDVHRHRIAEEVDAQLQSLQDSGQLRIHRSRLQRVWRDGDSLQLSGRDASGNEQQWMIGGVINATGVETRASALRNPLLQQLQADGLARPGPHGLGLDSTVPGDRLRAAGGQPQARLGVLGSLRIGSLWESLAVPELRQQAQALATQVVAGAATAMP; the protein is encoded by the coding sequence ATGGCCTACAATCGGCACATGACTGATTCACCGCGTAATGGCGAACTGGACCTGGCAATCATCGGTGGTGGTGCGGCCGGGGTGCTGGTGGCGATCCAGGTACTGCGCCAGGCCAAGGCGCCGCTGGCGCTGGCCATTTTCGAACCCGCCTCGCAGCTGGCGCAGGGCATCGCCTATGCCACGCCGTGGCCGGAGCATCTGCTGAACGTGCCGGCGGCGAAGATGAGTGCGTTTGCCGACCAGCCCGGCGATTTCCTCGACTACCTGATGGCCGCCAACGCCTACCCGGGCGAGGCGCGCGAGGTGCTGGGCGAGCGTTACGTGTGCCGCCACTACTTCGCGGCCTACCTGCAGCAGCGCCTGCAGGACGCTGCCGCAGCCAGCCCGGCGCAGCTGCAGGTGATCGCGCAGCCGGTACTGGGCCTGCAGCCGGATGACCACGGCTACCAGCTGACGCTCGGCGATGGCCACACGCTGCACGCCGCGCAGGCGGTGCTCGCCACCGGCAACAGCATGCGCCCGCTGCCGGTGGCCGGTGCCGATGCGCTGCCTGCCGATGATGTGATCGAGGCCTGGGACTACGACGGCGTACGCACCCTGGCCGGCGAACAGGCTGTAGCCATTGTCGGCTCCGGCCTGAGCATGGCCGACACCGTGCTGGCGCTGGTCGCTGCCGGCCACACCGGCCCGCTGCACGTGATCTCGCGCCACGGCCTGCTGCCGTTGCCGCATGCGCATGGCGGCCTGCCCAGCTTCGACCCGGCCACGTTGCTGCCGATGAACCTGCGCCAGCGCCTGCACGCATTGCGCGGGTTCGCACGCCAGACGCAGGCCGACGGCCTGCCGTGGCAGGGCGTGATGGACCGCATCCGTCCGCACGGGCAGGCGCTGTGGTGCAGCCTCGACGCGGCCGACCAGCGCCGCTTCCTGCGCCATGTGGTGCGCTATTGGGACGTGCATCGCCACCGCATCGCCGAAGAAGTGGATGCGCAGCTGCAGTCCCTGCAGGACAGTGGCCAGCTGCGTATTCACCGGTCCCGCCTGCAGCGCGTCTGGCGCGACGGCGATTCACTGCAGCTGTCCGGCCGCGATGCCTCGGGCAATGAACAGCAGTGGATGATCGGCGGGGTGATTAACGCCACCGGCGTGGAGACCCGCGCCAGCGCACTGCGCAATCCGTTGCTGCAGCAGCTGCAGGCCGATGGGCTGGCACGCCCCGGCCCGCATGGACTGGGGTTGGACAGCACGGTGCCGGGCGATCGCCTGCGCGCCGCCGGTGGCCAGCCGCAGGCACGGCTTGGCGTGCTCGGCAGCCTGCGCATCGGCAGCCTGTGGGAAAGCCTGGCGGTGCCTGAACTGCGTCAGCAGGCGCAGGCACTAGCAACCCAGGTGGTCGCAGGAGCCGCGACGGCGATGCCGTAA
- the cls gene encoding cardiolipin synthase, protein MLFEWLLGSYLLLIDWLIRLVALCWIPTRTTPGAARSWLLLVGFVPLLGLPLYLLFGHPWLSRERIRRQAEASQVIREEQALQHRLRWAPQPDTASAEIVPLVQRQGDFMPVHGNAVDLLTDYDESLHTLIADIDQAEDRVHLLYYLMFDDAVGEAVVEALQRAAARGVQCRVLLDAVGAKRGLRAYRKRLEARDIEVRAMLPGGLRWRRSGRMDLRNHRKIAVIDNEVAYVGSQNLAGPQFVPGHPNRELVARVRGPAVAHLEAVFASDWYMETGQRLDVIADVPECSDDIATQLLPSGPAYPYSNARDAVAALIHLARRRLVMVTPYFVPDEATLSALRIAALSGVDVQLILSASNNQRLTSWAQEAYYDELLRCGVRIALYEPQFLHAKHMSVDEDIAVLGSINMDIRSFALNAEIGLICYDRALVQQLCAIEDGYLRESRQLDLQQWRSRPTWRRSREGIARLADALM, encoded by the coding sequence ATGCTGTTCGAGTGGTTGCTGGGTTCCTACCTGCTGCTGATCGACTGGCTGATCCGGCTGGTCGCGCTGTGCTGGATCCCCACCCGCACCACGCCGGGGGCGGCGCGCAGCTGGCTGCTGCTGGTCGGCTTCGTGCCGCTGCTGGGCCTGCCGCTGTACCTGCTGTTCGGCCACCCGTGGCTGTCGCGCGAGCGCATCCGCCGCCAGGCCGAGGCCTCGCAGGTCATCCGCGAGGAACAGGCGCTGCAGCATCGCCTGCGCTGGGCCCCGCAGCCGGACACCGCCAGCGCCGAGATCGTGCCGCTGGTGCAGCGCCAGGGCGACTTCATGCCGGTGCACGGCAACGCGGTGGACCTGCTGACCGACTACGACGAATCGCTGCACACGCTGATCGCCGACATCGACCAGGCCGAAGACCGCGTGCACCTGCTGTACTACCTGATGTTCGATGACGCGGTGGGGGAGGCGGTGGTCGAGGCGCTGCAGCGCGCAGCGGCGCGTGGCGTGCAGTGCCGGGTGCTGCTCGACGCGGTAGGTGCCAAGCGCGGCCTGCGCGCCTATCGCAAGCGCCTGGAAGCGCGCGACATCGAAGTGCGCGCGATGCTGCCCGGTGGCCTGCGCTGGCGCCGCAGCGGGCGCATGGACCTGCGCAACCACCGCAAGATCGCGGTGATCGACAACGAAGTGGCCTACGTCGGTTCGCAGAACCTGGCGGGCCCGCAGTTCGTGCCCGGCCACCCGAACCGCGAGCTGGTGGCGCGCGTGCGTGGCCCGGCGGTGGCGCATCTGGAAGCGGTGTTCGCCAGCGACTGGTACATGGAAACCGGCCAGCGCCTGGACGTGATCGCCGATGTACCCGAATGCAGCGACGACATCGCCACCCAGCTGCTGCCCAGCGGCCCGGCCTACCCGTACAGCAACGCACGCGACGCGGTGGCGGCGCTGATCCACCTCGCACGGCGGCGGCTGGTGATGGTCACCCCGTACTTCGTGCCCGACGAAGCCACGCTGAGCGCGCTGCGCATCGCGGCGCTGTCCGGCGTGGACGTGCAGCTGATCCTGTCGGCCAGCAACAACCAGCGGCTGACCTCGTGGGCGCAGGAGGCGTACTACGACGAGCTGCTGCGCTGTGGCGTGCGCATCGCCCTGTACGAACCGCAGTTCCTGCACGCCAAGCACATGAGCGTGGACGAGGACATCGCCGTGCTCGGCTCGATCAACATGGATATCCGCTCGTTCGCGCTGAATGCCGAAATCGGCCTGATCTGCTACGACCGCGCGCTGGTGCAGCAGCTGTGCGCGATCGAGGACGGCTACCTGCGCGAGTCGCGACAGCTGGACCTGCAGCAGTGGCGCAGCCGCCCCACGTGGCGGCGCAGCCGCGAAGGCATCGCACGGCTGGCCGATGCGTTGATGTGA
- the rpmG gene encoding 50S ribosomal protein L33, translated as MMAGKRDKVRMISTAGTGHFYTTDKNKKNTPGKMEFSKYDPVVRKHVPYKEGKIK; from the coding sequence ATCATGGCAGGCAAGCGCGATAAGGTCCGTATGATTTCGACCGCTGGTACCGGTCACTTCTACACGACCGACAAGAACAAGAAGAACACCCCGGGGAAGATGGAATTCTCCAAGTACGATCCGGTCGTGCGTAAGCACGTCCCGTACAAGGAAGGCAAGATCAAGTAA
- the rpmB gene encoding 50S ribosomal protein L28, with protein MSRVCQVSGKRVQTGNNVSHANNKTRRRFLPNLHERRFWVASENRWVKLRVSAHALRTIDKNGIDSVLAELRARGEKV; from the coding sequence ATGTCCCGCGTATGCCAGGTTTCCGGCAAGCGAGTGCAGACGGGTAACAACGTCTCGCACGCCAACAACAAGACCCGTCGTCGTTTCCTGCCGAATCTGCATGAGCGCCGCTTCTGGGTTGCCAGCGAAAACCGCTGGGTGAAGCTTCGTGTTTCCGCGCATGCACTGCGCACCATCGACAAGAACGGCATCGATTCCGTTCTGGCTGAGCTGCGTGCGCGCGGCGAAAAGGTCTGA
- a CDS encoding glycosyltransferase produces the protein MRLLALTYGTEGDTRPLAMLCHGLIGAGHEVTLLADGGTLGSAQALNVPHASLEGDIHDEVVALVSRGNGVAAASSGLARMALQHVTGWMRQADAAAEGCDAILTGGLAAFVGMSVGERRGLPVIGTGMIPLTPTRAFRSPFLPPGRSPGWLNRASYGLVNGLIWRQFRQPINEARKQLGQSPRRSLWSGLPMLYGISPQLLPPPTDWPADHIVCGQWRFPDAPWTPPADLQAFLDAGPPPVYLGFGSMTGFDRERVLPALLQALAPRRVLLFPGWVGLPAMRLPDSVFVLGPTPHEALFPRCAFAIHHGGSGTTHSACRAGIPSLVMPFAADQFFWADRLYRLGVAPAPLSPKRLDAAALAAAITFAATEATRARAAALGVAMNSEDGVACGVVMIERWLRPM, from the coding sequence ATGCGGCTGCTGGCCCTGACCTACGGAACCGAAGGCGATACGCGTCCGCTGGCCATGCTCTGCCATGGGCTGATTGGCGCAGGCCACGAGGTGACACTGCTGGCCGATGGCGGCACGCTGGGCAGCGCGCAGGCGCTGAATGTGCCCCATGCGTCCCTGGAAGGTGATATCCATGACGAAGTGGTCGCGCTGGTCTCGCGTGGCAACGGTGTTGCCGCCGCCAGTAGCGGACTGGCACGGATGGCGCTGCAGCATGTCACTGGCTGGATGCGGCAGGCGGACGCGGCGGCCGAGGGTTGCGACGCGATCCTGACGGGTGGGCTGGCGGCCTTTGTCGGCATGAGTGTGGGCGAACGCCGGGGTCTGCCGGTGATCGGGACCGGCATGATTCCGCTGACCCCGACGCGTGCCTTCCGCTCCCCGTTCCTGCCGCCGGGACGCTCGCCGGGCTGGTTGAACCGGGCCAGCTATGGGCTGGTCAACGGCCTGATCTGGCGCCAGTTCCGCCAGCCGATCAACGAGGCCCGCAAGCAGCTGGGGCAATCGCCACGCCGCTCGCTGTGGTCCGGCCTGCCGATGCTCTATGGCATCTCGCCGCAGCTGCTGCCGCCACCGACGGACTGGCCGGCCGACCACATCGTCTGTGGCCAATGGCGGTTTCCTGATGCGCCCTGGACGCCGCCGGCCGATCTGCAGGCCTTCCTCGACGCCGGACCGCCGCCGGTCTATCTGGGCTTCGGCAGCATGACCGGCTTTGATCGCGAACGCGTGTTGCCGGCCCTGCTGCAGGCGTTGGCACCGCGCCGTGTCCTGCTGTTTCCCGGCTGGGTGGGACTGCCTGCGATGCGCTTGCCCGATTCTGTCTTCGTCCTGGGCCCGACCCCACACGAAGCGCTGTTCCCGCGTTGCGCATTCGCCATCCACCACGGTGGCAGCGGCACCACGCATTCGGCCTGCCGCGCCGGCATTCCTTCACTGGTGATGCCGTTCGCCGCAGATCAGTTCTTCTGGGCCGATCGCCTGTATCGGTTGGGCGTAGCACCGGCACCGTTGTCACCGAAGCGACTGGATGCAGCAGCGCTGGCAGCAGCCATCACCTTCGCTGCAACCGAAGCAACACGCGCACGCGCGGCGGCCTTGGGCGTGGCGATGAACAGTGAGGACGGGGTGGCATGTGGCGTGGTAATGATCGAGCGCTGGTTGCGGCCGATGTAA
- the dnaQ gene encoding DNA polymerase III subunit epsilon: MSRIVALDTETTGISHRLGHRVIEIGAVELIDGQLTGRQFHTYLQPQRKVDWGAQRVHGISDAMLVGKPLFSSKAAELLEFLRGSEMVAHNATFDVGFLDNELRLAGIPGTLAQHCRITCSLKLARGRWPGQGNKLDDVLQRLRIPGNRGLHGALKDAHLLAQVIPHLR; the protein is encoded by the coding sequence ATGAGCCGCATCGTCGCACTGGATACCGAAACCACCGGCATCTCCCACCGCCTGGGGCACCGGGTGATCGAAATCGGTGCCGTCGAACTGATCGATGGCCAGCTCACCGGCCGCCAGTTCCACACCTACCTGCAGCCGCAGCGCAAGGTGGACTGGGGCGCGCAGCGCGTGCACGGCATCAGCGACGCGATGCTGGTGGGCAAGCCGCTGTTCTCCAGCAAGGCCGCCGAGCTGCTGGAGTTCCTGCGTGGCAGCGAGATGGTCGCGCACAACGCCACCTTCGATGTGGGCTTCCTGGACAACGAGCTGCGCCTGGCTGGCATCCCCGGCACGCTGGCCCAGCATTGCCGCATCACCTGCAGCCTGAAGCTGGCGCGCGGGCGCTGGCCGGGTCAGGGCAACAAGCTGGACGATGTGCTGCAGCGCCTGCGTATTCCCGGCAACCGTGGCCTGCACGGCGCGTTGAAGGATGCCCATCTGCTGGCCCAGGTGATTCCGCATTTGCGCTGA
- a CDS encoding LysR family transcriptional regulator: MDRFEAMRAFARVVETGSFTRAAQTLQISRTTATQLVQQLEAHLRLRLLNRTTRRVSVTADGAAYYPRIARLLAELEEVEGGLGDAATQPRGRLRVDVPGPYARLRLVPALPDFQARYPEIQLDIGVSDREVDVIADNVDCVIRGGTPADPALVARPLAALPIGFHASPGYVQRFGVPTDPRALEGPDHHMVGFLSPRSGRARVFTAQRGDERVEVQGRYTVGFDDGNAYLAAALAGLGVVALPSYMAEPHVARGELLPLLRDWQLPPMPMHVMFPPNRHMSQRLRVFIDWVVEALG; encoded by the coding sequence ATGGACCGTTTCGAGGCGATGCGCGCCTTTGCCCGGGTAGTGGAAACCGGCAGCTTCACCCGCGCCGCGCAGACCCTGCAGATCAGCCGCACCACGGCCACCCAGCTGGTGCAGCAGCTGGAGGCGCACCTGCGGCTGCGGTTGCTCAACCGCACCACGCGCCGGGTCAGCGTCACCGCCGATGGCGCGGCCTATTACCCGCGCATCGCCCGCCTGCTGGCCGAGCTGGAAGAGGTGGAGGGTGGACTGGGCGACGCGGCCACCCAGCCGCGTGGCCGCCTGCGGGTCGATGTGCCCGGGCCGTACGCGCGCTTGCGGCTGGTACCGGCGCTGCCGGATTTCCAGGCGCGCTACCCGGAGATCCAGCTGGACATCGGCGTGAGTGACCGCGAGGTGGACGTCATCGCCGACAACGTCGATTGCGTGATCCGTGGTGGCACTCCAGCCGACCCGGCGCTGGTGGCGCGGCCGCTTGCTGCGCTGCCGATCGGCTTCCACGCCAGCCCGGGCTATGTGCAGCGCTTCGGCGTGCCGACCGACCCGCGCGCGCTGGAAGGGCCGGACCACCACATGGTCGGTTTCCTCAGCCCGCGCAGTGGCCGCGCCCGCGTGTTCACTGCACAGCGTGGCGATGAGCGCGTCGAGGTGCAGGGCCGCTATACGGTCGGCTTCGATGATGGAAACGCCTATCTGGCCGCTGCGTTGGCTGGGTTGGGCGTGGTGGCGCTGCCCAGCTACATGGCCGAACCGCACGTGGCGCGTGGTGAGCTGCTGCCGCTGCTGCGGGACTGGCAGCTGCCACCGATGCCGATGCATGTGATGTTCCCGCCCAACCGGCACATGAGCCAGCGGCTGCGGGTGTTCATTGATTGGGTGGTGGAAGCGTTGGGGTGA
- a CDS encoding RidA family protein: MSQRDVVFPAGRQALYERNRYSPAIRSNGFLFVSGQVGSREDGSPEPDFEAQVRRAFENLNAVLAAAGCSFDDVVDVTVFLVDPEKNFEKAWAIVPEYWGEAPHPTLTGIGVTWLYGFQFEIKVIAKLP, translated from the coding sequence ATGTCACAGCGTGATGTCGTTTTCCCCGCCGGCCGCCAGGCCCTGTACGAGCGCAACCGCTACTCGCCGGCGATCCGTTCCAATGGCTTCCTGTTCGTCTCCGGCCAGGTCGGCAGCCGCGAGGATGGTTCGCCTGAGCCGGACTTCGAAGCGCAGGTGCGCCGCGCCTTCGAAAATCTCAATGCGGTACTGGCTGCCGCCGGCTGCAGCTTCGATGACGTGGTCGACGTGACCGTGTTCCTGGTCGACCCCGAGAAGAACTTCGAGAAGGCGTGGGCGATCGTGCCCGAGTACTGGGGCGAAGCACCGCACCCGACCCTGACCGGTATCGGCGTGACCTGGCTGTATGGGTTCCAGTTCGAGATCAAGGTGATCGCGAAGCTGCCGTGA